Genomic window (Streptomyces liliiviolaceus):
CTCGCCAAAGGTCCCTCCGCCGTGCTGCACTCCATCGCCGACCACGTCGTCGACGGTTACATCGCGGTCGCGGACGCCATGCAGGACGACATCGACGACGTCGAGACCGAGGTGTTCTCGCCCGGCCGCCGGGGCGGGGTGTCGCGCGGTGTCGACTCGGCGCGGATCTACCAGCTCAAGCGTGAGGTACTGGAGTTCAAGCGCGCGGTGTCGCCGCTGCTGCGGCCCATGCAGTTGCTGAGCGAGCGGCCGATGCGGCTGGTCGACCCCGACATCCAGAAGTACTTCCGCGATGTCGCCGACCACCTGGCGCGGGTGCACGAGCAGGTCGTCGCCTTCGACGAACTGCTCAACTCGATCCTGCAGGCCAACCTCGCGCAGGCGTCCGTCGCGCAGAACGAGGACATGCGCAAGATCACGTCCTGGGCGGCGATCATCGCCGTGCCGACGATGGTGTGCGGCGTGTACGGCATGAACTTCGAGCACATGCCGGAGCTGCACTGGCGGTACGGGTACCCCTCGATCATGGGCATCACGGTGGTGCTCTGCCTGGGCATCCACCGGACGCTGAAGCGCAACGGCTGGCTCTGAGCGCTCGCCCCGGGGGCCGTTCGGGGCGGCGCTAGGGTGACCCTCATGACGGATCAGGCTCTTGCCGAACAGGCCCTCGTCGAGGAGGCCACGAAGAAGTCCGGGCTCATCTGGGTGCGCGGGAGCGGTGTCCCGTCGCTGGACCCCCAGGATCAGGGTCCGGGCCGGGGTGCGCCGACTCGTGCGTTGTGGCACGTGTGGCACGACGGGGCCGTGTACCTGGTCGGGGACGGGCCCGGTGAGCAGCCGCTGCCGGGGCTCGTGGACGGGCGGGAGGCGGTCGTGACCGTCCGCAGCAAGGACAAGGGCGGGCGGCTGGTGTCCTGGACGGCGTCCGTGGCGGAGCTGGCCTCCGGGTCCGAGGAGTGGGGGGTGGCCGTCGGCGAGCTGAAGGGGAAGCGGTTGAACGCGCCCGACGGGGAGGCGATGACGGAGCGGTGGGCTCGCGAGTGCCGGGTCGTCCGGCTGGCGCCGACGGGTTCTACTGCGTCTTTGCCTTCGGGGTCGTTGGCGGCGGTGCCGGTGCCTACGTCGGCGACCACGCGGCTGCCGGTCCCGGCGGGTCTGCCCCGCCTGCTCTTCCGCCGCCGCCGACGCCCCTGAGCGCTCCGCGGGCCGACTACGGGCTGCGGCCCGGCGGGGGTCGCCCGCGCCGTTCCCCGCGCCCCTGAAGCCTCCGCAGGCCGACCATCGGGTGCGGCCCGGTGGGGGTTGCTCGCG
Coding sequences:
- a CDS encoding magnesium and cobalt transport protein CorA, which translates into the protein MSMIHNLRAAVRPSLRKDGGAYDTTRSAAESSAVVDCAVYRDGVRLPSDDSLTPRTAIRQVRRDGGFAWIGLHEPTEDEFAGVAAEFGLHPLAVEDAVHAHQRPKLERYDDTLFAVFKTIHYVEHDELTATSEVVETGEVMCFTGRDFFITVRHGGQGSLRALRHRLQDDPELLAKGPSAVLHSIADHVVDGYIAVADAMQDDIDDVETEVFSPGRRGGVSRGVDSARIYQLKREVLEFKRAVSPLLRPMQLLSERPMRLVDPDIQKYFRDVADHLARVHEQVVAFDELLNSILQANLAQASVAQNEDMRKITSWAAIIAVPTMVCGVYGMNFEHMPELHWRYGYPSIMGITVVLCLGIHRTLKRNGWL